The Antarcticibacterium flavum genome contains the following window.
AACCTGCACTTTGGGTTTGTGTGGTAGTAAACCGGAAACCTTTTTGGCGAGCTCGATCCCGCTTCCCACTGCAACAATATCAATATCTTTAGGTTCGCCGCGGCCAAGGATATGATCCCGAACATAACCGCCTATCACATAACTTTCATGGCCGGTCTCTTCTGTTGCCTTAGATATGGTTTTGAAAATTGAATGATGAAGCGCCTGCTGATAATTTTGTTGTTTGGGCATGTTTTATTTGCGTATCACTTTAACCGTTCTGTCATTGCCAATCTTAATAATTGCCGACGGTTTTCCTGAGGTTTTTGACTGGTGCAAATTTACTACATAGTCCACACCTTTTAAAATTTCAGGGGCTATTTGAGCAAAAGAATTTGGGGTTGGTTCGCCGCTAATATTAGCAGAGGTGGAAACCAGGGGCCTTCTTAATTTGTAGATCAAATTTTCACAAAATTGTTCCTTTACAACACGTATTGCAAGGGTATCATCTTCACCTACGAGATTATTGGCAACTTTTATAGGATTATCATAAATAATAGTAGTAGGCTGCTGGGCATGATCAATAATATCGTAAGCGGGCTCGGGAACAGAATTTATGAATTGTTCCAGCATTTTTACGCTGTTTACAAGACATATCATCGCTTTACTGTCACTGCGCTTTTTAAGTTTATAGATCCTGTCTACAGCTTCTGCATTTGTGGCATCACATCCAATCCCCCATACAGTATCTGTGGGATACAAAATAATTCCACCTTTTTTAAGGACTTCGAGAGCCTTTTCTATTTCTTCTTTCATTTTTTAAATTTCAAGATAATTAAACACTTTCTCTGCAAAAAGCCTATTTCTCTCCCTGCACTCTTCCAGGACTCCGTCAATCACTTCTGCTTTTTTTAAATCTTCAATACAATTCTCAAAACTTGAGATAACAGGAGCATATTTAAAATCAAAGAATTTGGAAGAGTTGGGAACCACAACCACTTTTTTATTGAGCAGGATCCCCCAGTACATCGCATGGTAGCTATCTGTTATGATGTTTTCTGAAGTTCCTATAAATTCTACAAACTGCTCCAGATCC
Protein-coding sequences here:
- a CDS encoding L-threonylcarbamoyladenylate synthase, whose translation is MKEEIEKALEVLKKGGIILYPTDTVWGIGCDATNAEAVDRIYKLKKRSDSKAMICLVNSVKMLEQFINSVPEPAYDIIDHAQQPTTIIYDNPIKVANNLVGEDDTLAIRVVKEQFCENLIYKLRRPLVSTSANISGEPTPNSFAQIAPEILKGVDYVVNLHQSKTSGKPSAIIKIGNDRTVKVIRK